From one Mytilus edulis chromosome 1, xbMytEdul2.2, whole genome shotgun sequence genomic stretch:
- the LOC139524343 gene encoding uncharacterized protein, with protein MATVSVILGQRQYHLGIFILLTLTDCCKSDACSDGEDCFDDTNEDNESTFSSGEFAGIIAGSIFGACLFLICVICICNAVRRNTSSEQDHCQDKPTGSSVSHISNRNTTETPRPIQENGGYINTGFIMEPTAPPYTDFNSAPPSYDDVVNGDFCK; from the exons ATGGCGACTGTTAGTGTTATATTAGGACAACGTCAATACCATTTaggaatttttattttattaactttaacTG ATTGCTGTAAGTCTGATGCATGTTCTGACGGTGAAGATTGTTTTGACGACACCAATGAAGATAATGAGAGCACTTT CTCTTCAGGAGAATTTGCTGGTATAATAGCAGGAAGTATTTTTGGCGCGTGTCTGTTCTtgatttgtgttatttgtatttgtaatgcAGTGAGGAGAAATACGTCATCTGAACAAGACCATTGTCAAGATAAACCAACAGGGTCATCAGTGTCACATATAAGTAATAGAAATACAACAG AGACTCCAAGACCAATACAAGAGAATGGAGGCTATATAAATACTGGATTTATCATGGAACCCACAGCACCACCGTACACTGATTTTAATTCTGCTCCACCTTCTTATGATGACGTCGTAAATGGAGATTTTTGTAAATAA